GCTCTTGACCTGATTTTCAGTCTAAGCCAGTCAAAGGTAAGTGAAATTTCCTCCATTGATGGCCCTAAAGGTCTTTCTCTATGTTCGTAAAGTGCACAAACTCTCTTTTTCTCAGGCTCACAGCTCGAGGAAAACACCTTAATTTTAATAATATCACTGCTAAAACATCTTTCTTGTGCTTCTGCGTGGCGTACATTGAGTtgtcattatttcttttacatcttggtTTCCTATTTTGTTATTGATTAGGTAGAAGATATCTTGTTTGCTGCTGGGGAGGCATTGTCATTTCTATGGGGTGGTGTTCCTGTTACTGCTGACATGATTCTTAAGAGCAACTACACTTCACTTTCCATGAGTTCAAACTTTTTGATGGGAGATGTGTCTTCTACAAGTTCTAGCTGTGTGGACTCTGAAGCCAATGAACAAGGCCATAGTACAGTTAGAGATGCAATCACTAGAAAGCTTTTTGACGATCTATTGTACAGTAGCCGGAAACAAGAGCGCTGTGCTGGCACTGTCTGGCTTTTGTCACTGACAATGTATTGTGGTCAGCACCAGGCTATCCAGAAACTGCTTCCCGACATCCAGGTATCTTCTATTTAAGTTGACACTGACAGTTCCATAGAAAAAATTTATATAACATTCCCGGGAAGAATTTCGAACTGGTGTGGGGTTTATAAGTCGGAATTGTTGTTGTATATCTGGGAGAAGTACTATGACTGTTGCTTTTCAGCTCTATTAGCCTTTTGTATATTTAGCTAACATGATAAGCTGTAAAGTGTGTTGATTCTGGTGTCAGTCAATCCTTTGGCTGCCAGGAATTTTTTCTTTTGATTATTGGAATTTATTATTAGTAAAATCTAGAAACTATTACCAGCTTTGACCTTCCTAGGGATTGGATTCCCTATTTGGTTCACAAGTAGATAGTACAAAAGATGGCAATACAACATAGTACAGAAGTAAACCAAACTTGGATTTTGCTTCCATGCTTAGCTAGCCTGTATGCCAACTGGTTAGCTTCTTTCTAGATGTACTGAATCCTTGAGTTTCCCAATCTAGTTAGGGATAACCTGCAGTCATCAATTATGTTTTGACAGTAATTATTCCCGTTAGAGATTATGTTTATTGTTTCAATAGCCAGTCTCAATTATGATAGTCACAGTTTTGTTTTAAAGAGCAATGTCGAGACAGCTTCAAGTATTTGGCTACCAGGCAGCTTCAAGCATCTCTTCCCCTGATAAATGCAATTTCAATGGCTGTGCCTTTTAAACTAGCCTTTTATTTTGATGTCTGCGAAGGAAAACATTTTACCAGAGCCTTTTGAACCACTGACTCTTGTGCTATTGTAGGAAGCATTCTCTCACCTTCTGGCTGAGCAGAACGAGCTTACCCAGGAGCTGGCTTCTCAGGGCCTTAGTGTTGTATATGAGCTTGGTGATGCTTCTATGAAGAAAAGCTTAGTGAATGCTCTTGTTGGCACTCTTACTGGTTCTGGGAAGAGGAAAAGAGCTGTTAAGGTCTGATGACTGCTTTTGTCTTGCTATAATTCTTGACAATTTTTCCTCGTGTCTTACACTATGACTACCCAATTTTtgctctgattttttttttttttttttttttaaattcgtgCTCGTAGCTTGTAGAAGATTCTGAAGTGTTTCAAGAGGGTACAATTGGTGAAAGTCCGAGTGGAGGGAAACTAAGTACTTATAAGGAGCTTTGCAACTTGGCAAACGAGATGGGGCAGCCGGACATGATTTATAAGTTCATGGACTTAGCCAATTATCAGGCATCTTTGAATTCTAAAAGAGGTGCGGCCTTTGGGTTCTCCAAGATAGCCAAGCATGCTGGGGATGCTCTGCAACCTCACTTGCATGCTCTTGTTCCAAGACTCCTTCGTTATCAGTACGATCCTGATAAGAATGTGCAGGTACTTCTACATAAGTTCTTGTATGAAGCTAATATTTTGTGTATTCCTAGTTAAGTAGGGGCTTAACTTAATAGTATTCCATTCAAGCAACCAAAAAATCATTTTGGCTGTTTTAGCTGATATGTTAACTATTTAGTTTGTTATGTTATGTTTTCCTCATAATTTGTGGTGAGAGGGAGATAAAGGTGGTTGCCGTGCAATTCGTTATTGTTAGTTTTTTGTATTAAGGAATTTGATATCTGACTGTCTGTGATCGTTTGGCAGTTGTAGATGCTAACTGAGAATGTTTAGTTTGTTATTATATGCTTATGCTTTTCTCAAAAGTTGTGGTAAGAGGGAGAAAAAGTGGTCTGCATGCAGTTTGTCATAATTATTATTTatgttaaggaagttgatatccTACTGGCTTTAGTAACGATGCCCATTTTTGAATTATTTTATCGTTTCCTTTAGGATGCGATGACACATATTTGGAGATCACTTATTACAGATTCAAAGAAAACAATTGATGAGCATTACGATCTTATTATTGATGATCTTTTAACTCAAAGCGGATCCCGACTTTGGCGATCACGAGAGGCTTCTTGTCTAGCACTTTCAGATGTGATCCAAGGACGTAAATTTGATCAGGTAAAGTCATTGATTTGTCATCTTATGTGCAAGGAAATTGCACTTGTCTGTGAGAAACCGCTATAAATCATGATTAAAATGATATTCAGCAAACGATGATCGAGAAAGTTGGTCAAAGTTTTGAATTTATAGGGTGGAAACAATTTGCATATATCACTCTTgtcaaaagaaaaggaaacaagAAAAAGAGTATACTTGATCTAGACTTGCTCTCATAGAGAGGGAATTTGGAGGATCACAGAAGTACTTCTCTGTACAGAAACCTGTTCCCACTGACACTTAATTTTCTTCATGTACTGGTCACTAGCTTTGCATCTCTTTACCAGCATCAAGGTTATGTATGTGGCATTAAAATACTGGTGTTTGGCATGTCAACATGAAGATGTACCTGATGTGATGGTAAAAATGTCCACAAATCCCAAATacgttttattattttttatttattattcccTCCGTTCCATTTTATGAGGCATTGTTTCATTGGCTACGGAATTCAGGAAAGAAAGGCTTTTGAAATTAGTGgtctaaaacatgacatagacaTTTCTGTGGCTATAAATCATATTATTACGGgtaaatgagaagtttaaagttaaattgtttccaaatacaGAAAGGTATTATTCTTATTTAtgacagactaaaaaagaaagtgtcacataaattggacagAGGGAATATTGTTTTTGTTATGTTCTTAAGTTGGCAAGTCCTAGCACAAAGTTAAACTTATCTGAGGTTTCCAGAACCCTTGCAATTTGACAGAGCAGACTACCCTTTTTGATTGTAAATCATATTTTCTTTTGAGGTCCACTTGGTCTACCCTCATATACTAAACTTAGCTATTGGTTTCTGTATTACAAAATTTTGCTCAACATAATAAAAAAATGGTTGGTTAGTTTCTTTGGTCACATTGGATATTTTGTTGATACTTCTAAAAGCTATACCAAAAGAGATAACTGATATCAGGATCAGAAAGTTTTATGATGTGGTGAGACATTGTAGAATTTGAGAAAGAAGAAAAGGCTTTGTTGTATTTCAGTATGTCATTGTATCCCATAAGAAGGGATATTTATACAGGTGAATCCTAACTAACTAAGAAAAAACAATCAATTGCAATAAAAGGAAATATTCTATTCCTATAATTACGTTAGGAAAAGGAAAAATAGTCTCCTAAAATCATGCTAATTTATCCACACTTCCCCCCAAGTTGGAGCAAAAATGTCGCAAACGCCCAACTTGCAAATCAGAATATGAAAAGTATTTTTGAGAATGGTAACATTTGCAACTTTATTGTTGCAGTACAAGGAAAGTTGCCCTTTTTCCGACAATCTCAATTCTTCCAGTAACTTTTGTAACCAAAGAAGGGTATTTATACAAGTGAATCTAACTAATTGAGGGAAGACAATCAATTACaataaaaagaaatattttaTTTCTATAATTAAGCTaggaaaaggaaaaataaagtgTCATAAAATCATGCTAATTAATTAACACAATCAACTGATATAAATCATTGAGCTTCCTCGTGATGCATTTTAAGCTATTTTACTATATTTTCCTGTCAAAAGCTTTCTATGTTTTCTGACTCTTGTGTTTCACAGCCTAGAGCATGATCAgagaaaaaaatttaaatatatccAAGAAGGAATCACTAGTTATTCTCTTTCCTCATTTTTTGTTACCTCTTATGATGGGCAACATTCTTCAACCAGACTGAAAAGCTGATTCCTGACACAGTAAACTttacactatttttttaataaatttaaGCAGTTGCCTCTAACTAGTAAATTTCCTTTTCAGTTTTTATGTGAAACCGAACTCTGTCAATGAAATTTGGCAATTTGGTTTAAGAGTATCTGACTTTTGTGAGAGTGATCATTTAAGTGGTTTTGGACATGTATCTTTTGATGATGATGGGCACTGTCTTTTGTAAATATATATCTACACTTTTAGAGTTTCCATAAATAGCCCGGATGGCTATTTTTCCCATTTCCTTCAAAGATTAACCCAATTTGGTTTTTTCAAACCTGTTTTGAAATCGCTTTACTAGAGCTGAGGGTCTATACAGGTCTGCGTATaccccaccctccccagaccccacttgtgggatcactggatatgttgttgttgttgcatagTAGATTCTTTTGTATAGTAGAGTGGTTGGCTCCTTTAGCTTGCCTTTCCCTTTGTGGGCTGCATGCTAAATTTCTATGTGGAACCGTTATCAGCTCTACCTCTTTTTTTGTTCTAAGTGACACAACCGAGGTACTTTCTTGATGTAAAATATGGCCTACCCTTTCCGCTCTGCATTGCTTGTAGGGGAGCAATTGATAAATAAGCTTTCGTGGAATTTTTCGGTCTTGCGTTTTTTTAGTTTGATACTATCGTCCATATCCTTTAATTTGATGTACTTGGTTGTCTGTTTATCTATGGTATCCCTTATTGCAGAGAGCGTAATTGTTGCCTTATCTGACAATGTCAGCACTGCATATGATATAGGTTGAGAAGCACTTGAAAAGAATATGGACTACTGCTTTCCGTGCGATGGATGACATAAAGGAGTCTGTACGAAATTCAGGTGACAGGTTGTGCCGGGCTATTACTAATCTAACACTGAGGTTATGTGATGTTTCTCTCACACAAGTCTCAGAGGCAACAAAGGCAATGGAGATTGTGTTGCCATTACTGCTATCTGATGGCATAATGAGTAAAGTTGAAAGCATTCGCAAGGCATCCATTGGAGTGGTTACAAAACTCACAAAGGTTTTATTCTAACTAGAAATTGAACAGTTGAATCTGTCTTGTAGACCCTCCAGTTTCTAAAATACACATAATGCCATGCCTTTTCCTTCTCAGTTAATCATTTCAGTCAGATCATTATGGTGCTTCTGTTCATACTAGACTGCAGAATTTTCCTTGCTTCGCTCTGCAATGTTCTTGCATTATTGCACCAGAGTTGAATGTTTAAGTTCTTATCTGGTGGTTGAATAATTGCAGGGTGCAGGTATTGCACTTCGGCCACATCTACCTGAACTAGTCTGCTGCATGCTTGAAAGCTTATCAAGCCTGGAAGACCAAGGGTTAAATTACGTTGAGGTCTGGCAAATTCTGTGGTTTTTGATACTGCTTTGGTACTTCTCATTGTCTGCAATATtaacttatttttcttttcattttctatGTTTTCTCCTTTTCTTCTGGCCTCTCGCTTATCTCAGTTGCATGCAGCAAATGTTGGTATACAAACCGAAAAGCTTGAAAACCTCCGTATATCAATAGCAAAGGGCTCTCCAATGTGGGAAACTCTTGATCGTTGCATTGATGTTATTGATTTCCAGTCGTTGGAGTTATTAGTACCTCGTGTTGCTCAGTTAGTTCGTATTGGCGTTGGATTAAATACCAGGTATATTGCAAGTCCCATATGGTCATTTACATGAAAATTGCAACTTTAACGGATTTAGTATGCATTTATctagttctctttttttttttttttttttttttttttgagaaggtaacattTGTATCAAAATCACAGCACAAAGATTGTGCTAGTAACTTTGTACTTATTCCAATGTGAGCAAAAACTTATCCTTGCTTTTCTTACAAGGATTCTATCAAATCTAATATGGATTCATCATCATTTACATAATTTTCTTTACACCAAAACATAAACAGCAAGATACACTTCATTTTTAACTTCTGAGTAGAGCTGCTTTTGCCTTTGACACACATGGCATGATGCCTTTTCGTCCAGGCTATCCACTGAATGCTAACTGGGATGAGGTTcaccatttatttatttttgcctGAAATTTTCCCCTTATTGTACCAGCACCTCGGTAAGTCAGTTGTTTTTGGCATAGACCACATGATTCTATACTCGAAAATAGTTGCAACAGTTGAGAAGTGACACCACAGTGTAGAAATAAGTGGCTATTAGACTCTGAATCTCCACAGCATAAGTAACATCTAGAGCTCAATTGGAATCCTCTTTTATATAGGTTTTCTTGAGTAAAGCAAGCTTGTTTAGCTACCAGCCAAGCAAAACAAACTACTTTGAAAGGGGCCTTGATTCTCCAGATCTGTTTCCAAGGCCAACTGCTACCTCCCTGGCTGTTCCTTGAGAGTAAAGCATAGGCTGATTTGACTGAAAATGTCTTGTTGCTAGCCCCCCTCCATGACAAGGAATCTGCTCTGTCTGTTGTACCCTGGAATAACCCCAGCTGGTTTAGTAATTCAGCTACCATCCCTGCATGCTCCACAGCTCTCCAACAATCTCTGTATTGTCAGTGTCACTTGAATGATTGTTTACCTTTTGAACTCAAAAATTGAAGACATCCCCCTTTGTTGTGAGGTGAACTGCCATTGATCTGGTTCTTAATTCTAATATCACATTATATGTTCTCCTATTTATAGGGTTGGTGTTGCAAATTTTATAAGCTTGTTAGCGCAGAAAGTTGGTGTAAATATCAAACCTTTTACAGCCATGCTACTGAGACTTCTGTTTCAAGCTGTTAAGGAGGAAAGAAGTGCTACATCAAAACGTGCGTTTGCAAATGCTTGTGCCACAGTTCTGAAGTATGCAACTCCTTCCCAGGCCCAAAAGTTGATTGAAGACACTGCTGCTTTACATCTTGGGGATAAGAATGAACAGATTGCATGTGCAGTTCTACTGAAATGCTACTTTTCCTCGGCTGCTGATGTTTTGGGTGGATATAATGATGTGATTGTGCCAGTTATATTTATTTCAAGGTCAAACTCTTATCTTTCCTTTCTCTGTTTCGTAGTCTGTGATGGTAATTTCTTATGTTCATATTTACATTTCTATTCTTTGTTTGAACAAGATAACATGGCGATATATAAGCAGTGACAACAAATTCAAACTATGCTTGCTCTTGTCAATTGGGACAATGCCAACTTCTGTTGACATATCAGATGTTTTTGCTTTTAGTTTCTCCGTTGCCTATGCTACATCTCTGAAATTGGCTGTTGGTGGCTCCACTATCAGTCTAGCAGTTGACTGCTGTTGCTCGATTTCGCTATTCTGCAAGTTTTCAGACGTCACTCTCTTCCATGAAGTTGATTTCTTCACATACACTTATCAGGTTTCAGAGTTACACAAGAAAGAGAGAATAAGTGTTAGGCAGTATCCCTGAATTCAGACACTGCTCAAATGATGCACATCCATAGCCTGATTACAGCTTGTTGGATGTAATTCTTTTGCAAGTCCAGTGTCGTACACAGATTTTTGCTAGTAGACAGTAAATTCTTCCTAAGTGCTGATTTTATGTTGGGGAAATCCTCTATGAGATGTCAGCTTTTCTAATGTTTGGAGCTTCCTCTTCTCAACGAAAACAACTTAAAATCAATGAGTCTGCAATGTTATCTTAAATAACAAGATGATGCATCTGTTTCGCAAAACTGGCTTTCTTCAGAGCTGAAATTTTTAACTGTCAGAACCCATTAATGCTAGTATCCTCTAGAAAAATGAAATCTGATGTCTAGAAATTTTACAGCCAAAGCTACAAAATAGTACTTGAAGCCTTTAGATTGCCTAGGATACGAAGCAAGAGAATAATTCAGAGTCTCTTCATCAAACTTCCTTTTAAGTGGAGTATATAATCTGTTTCAAATGCACCAAATGGGTTTAATTCATCTCTCCGAACTGGTATGTCTTGGAAACTGGTTATCTGGGATCAGGTTCTGCACATGAATGGCTATTTTATTGTCCGGCTCTCTGCTTTTGGATATTTGGGAGAAGTTTGTTATCTCGAGGTCAGGATAACACGTGCTTTGAACGTCAATCTTGCATGCTGTTTCTGGGTTCTCTTTTTACTCTGGATACTGGTTGGTTTTGCTGTCAGTTTTTTTCTATCAGTTATCTTTAAGAATATCTTCTTGTTTCAGTATTTCTTCCACCAAAATTTGTACATTTTCTGTTTTCAAGTGTTGTCCTTCAACTTCCAGTTAATTATTGGCATTCTTCTTTATGGTTTGAAGTCTGTTTTCCGATTTCAAATGGTCCTTGTATCTTTCTTCCTTAATGGTTTTGATTGAAGCATGTGCCTCATTTGTTGGCTACCTAGTTTAAAAGTCACATGCCTTTTATCTTTGAATATTATCTCACCTTTTTAGTTCTTTTTAGTTGGAACTTTAGGCGGTTCTCGAAAAAGTCCGCTTTTCTTTGTCTTGATTTTGTTCGAAAGGACCCAGGTATCTCGATTGAAATCCCCGTAAATGGTATTTTCCGTCGAAATAGTATTCTTGCTTATTTCGATGATCCTCGATACAGAAGAAAGAGTTTGGGCATTAGGTCGTTTTATTCAAAACCCCAATTGTGACATCCCTTCTCTCCCACTTCACACCTCGGAACGCACCAATCTAATCTATTCTATAGATATTTGGACTAGAGTTGACAAACAAACAAAACCAGCAATATACTTTATTAGTATCGAATAGAAATCTAAATGGGGCGTGGCCAAGTGGTAAGGCAACGGGTTTTGGTCCCGCTATTCACATGCCTTTTATCTTTGAATAAGGCAAACGAGTTATCTTTGTGACTGTTGTTGTGAGTTTATCAATTGAATTAAGCAAATGATTCATCTTTGTGACTGTTGTGTGAGTTTATCTCATTGAAAAAGGAAGCTATGCAGTATGACAACTGAGGAAAATGACCATTtgatgatacatgatattgaggGCCACCATTTTACATGTATTTTTATGTCATTTTAGAGAGAAAATTTTATGAAGTTCTTGAACTTCTAGTGGTCGGACAGCCTGATGTAGTAATCAATGTGAACTCTGTAACTTTCTGATCTTTCTACCTCCACCCCATcctttatctattttttttttggaaatagtAACAAGCACCTCCATCCCTCTCTTTTAATTTCTGAATTTACTTTGGGGGTTTTGAGGTTCTATTTTTATTACGTGTTGATATTTGTGGCAATATTTGCATAAATTAACCTGCTGCTTGAGTTTGCGGCTTTTGTCCTATTGTTATGCCCAGTATTTTAAACTTCTCCCAACAGTATTTTCAGTGACTAGCGCTTATCGGTTGACACCAATAAATAATCTTATGCAGATTTGAAGATGAAAAATCTGTTTCTAATTTGTACGAAGAAATGTGGGAAGAAAATATGAGTAGTGAACGGGTTACTCTTCAATTGTACTTGGGGGAGATCGTTGAGCTTATCAGTGGAGGAATTATGTCATCATCATGGTCTAGTAAACGGAAGGTATTAATAATGTGTCTTATATTCACTCTCATTCCAAGACAAGTGCATGAAATTTTAACCGTCTGCAGTTTTCTTCCTTGCACCTTAGCAGAAAAGGTATTTTGGATTGTCTCTGGAGTTGTACTATCCTGTTTAATATTCTCATGCAGGCTGCTCAGGCAATCAGTAAGCTCTGTGACACCCTTGGTGAGGTGGTTTCCTCACAGCACCACGTTCTCCTCTCATCCCTCTTGAAGGAAATTCCTGGCCGCCTATGGGAGGTAGGAGTTGGcacttttatctttttatttcctTGGGTGAACTGGTATTATTTCTTCTATTTCGCTCTATCCCAGTTTATATGGTAGGCTTTCCATTTTCGGATGTCCCAAGATCTTATAACATGATTCCGCTAATAATAGGGTTATTTTAAACATTTCTCACATTTTTTAAGAATTTATGTTCACTTAACTTTTTCAACTTTTGAACTTTGTAATATTTTCTCAGCCAAATTAGCTTTTCAATTgttttttcaatatttttttttccatgcCACTATATAACAGTTCTAGTCCCTGAAGTCTTAATTTATCAGCTGGATCCTTTTACTTAAGCCTGTACAGAATATTGTGTTTATTGTTTAATTATTGTGATAATGATTATTTAACAGAAAAATGCATTGATATGTTGCAGGGAAAGGATGCAGTACTCTCTGCATTATCTGCACTCTGTATGTCGTGTCATAAAGCAATTTCTGCTGCTGATCCTAACGCTCCAGATGCCATTTTGAGTCTTATATTATCTGCATGTGCAAAGAAAACGAAGAAGCATCGTGAAGCAGCTTTCTCCTGTCTTGAGCAGGTAAATATGCACTCTGGATGTTTGAGCACCTTTATTCATGCCGGCAGGAGCATGCGAATTTTTTGCCTGAAATATCTGACAGCAGTTAATGTGAATAATTTTCATATTTTCTTTTTTTGACCAGTGATTATGTGGAAGAGTCATTCCAAGACATACTTTCTTCCCTTGTGAGGGATAATGTCAAATAGAAGTGTTCGATCTTCCAATGTTTTTAGTTCAACCACCAATGAAAAATAAATTGGAGGATAATTAAACACCTACGAGGTTTGGTTGATGAACAAGTTATACAGAGATTATAAAATGGTGATCAAGTCTTGACGGGATTATTTAGTGGATACACTTTTATTGGTATATGTTTGGTTCGTTGGACTAAAAATGGGTACTGAGTATAATATAAAACATGTGTTTGGTTTTACGCTAGGTAAACGGAAAaaacttttattttcaattttaaaccTGACTTTTTAAAAAGACTGGGGGAGAAGAGCTTTGGAAAAAGGCATCTTTGTCATTTTAGTGTTTTATCCCGGGATTGTATTCCCATATTGAGTGTGGTATAAAACTAATACAACAATTGTGTAATATATAATCCTGGGATTGCTAATCCTGGAAACAAAAGTTTAACCAAACACGGGATAAAATAATCCCGTATCTTATCCCGGGATTGTTATCCCTTATCACACAAATCAAACAACCCTTAAGTGAAATGACTTAAACTTCATAGTCAACTTCATAGCCGATTGGTATCACACCATTCAGACACATTCTACATTGTTAGTTTAAGACTTTGAAGATCCAATCTTttagcttcttccataatccaataAAATATGCTTTAGAAGATGTAAATATAGAAATGGCATTTTACTGTGAAGCAGTATTGAAAAGGTACTGATATGCATGATGCTACGTGTCTACTTTGCAGAGGTATATTCTGCAGCAGTATGTGTGCGCTATAGGTTCAAAGCCTCACTAAAACTTTTGCTTGTACTGTTAGTAAAGTTTGTTGTAGTTAATTTTTGTCAAACCTTCAGCTGCGCacaacctccccccccccccccccccccacacacacacacacacacacaaaaacccTCTTCCAGGACCCCCAAATAGTTGAAGAATGCTCAAAAAACTTAACCTATGTCAAGAATTTGCACCGAAGGGATGAAAGGTGAAAGCGTGTTGCAAGAAGTGAATAACCGGATAGCTATAGCTGGATCTAATAAAAGTAAAGATATCAATCAAATAGAACACTTGCACGTGTTGTTAAGCTGGAGCACTGGTTTTTGACAAACTGGAGCCGTGTCGCGAGGACTCCTTTCTATTCAATCAGAAATTCCGGACAATGTTTTCTGTGAGAGTTTTCTACCTAAAGGAAATTTTATATCATATGGTACAGTTAAATGGAGCGACATGGTTATTGAGGATTCACACAGCCGACACCAAATTGCTTGGATTGAGGCATAGTTGTTGTTTGCACGCTGTAGTTGAAAAATCAAGGAACCAACATTAGACTGCTGTACTGAAAGTTACAGCAAATCAAATGCTCTTTAGGGTATAAGTTGGGAAAAAGAGGTGGAGTTAGTACATATGTTGTATGCTGATAGCGATGATCTTTGCACTGTTGCTTGCTTTCCATATACACTACGGAATAATCTGAGTAGAAAGTAATTTACATAATGCTTGTCTAGTTTCTGCTTTTTATTGTCTAGTTTAATTTGATCATTTGGTGTAATGTTTTAGCTTCCTCATGTTTCATGGCATTAAATACTATTTCCTTTTGTCGTCTCTCCTTTCAGGTTTTAAAGGCATTCAACAATCCAGACTTCTTCAATAAAGCTTTTCCACAATTATTTGACATGTGCAGTCTGCAAATTAATACAGGGACTGATCAAATTAATTTGTCAAGTGATCTCACGGGAGGTATTGCATGAATTGTTTTATTTGTCTGCCCTTATGGTAGATGTACGACCGTTAATGATGCATATTTGAGCGTCTTAGAAGCTCAAACTCATTTGTCTAATTATGCCTTTTTATTATTTACAGGAGACGAGAAGGAGGATTTTTCTTCTGCACATGATAAGATAGTAAATTGTGTAACAGCATGCATCCACATAGCACGGACAACTGATATTATTCAACAGCAGAAGAACTTGATTGATTTTTTCTTAATTTCACTATCACCAAACTTTtcatggccaggtatgccccTCATAACATTACTTATCCTGACCAAGATGGTGAAACAGTTATTCCTGTCCTGATGTGCTTGTTTTCTTTTCTGCAGTTAAAGTGTCTGTTTTTTCGTCAATTAAGGAGCTATGCTCAAAGCTGAACACAGAAGTTGGTTCTCAAGATACTTCTCAATATGCGTGTATAATTGCTTTTGCCCATGAGGTGATTCATATCCCAAAGT
The sequence above is a segment of the Lycium barbarum isolate Lr01 chromosome 6, ASM1917538v2, whole genome shotgun sequence genome. Coding sequences within it:
- the LOC132643671 gene encoding uncharacterized protein LOC132643671 isoform X1 — encoded protein: MADSSSSWSSMLSGKSDVEKEELLDRMLTRLALCDDSKLQDLLTKLLPLSIASLSSNAPLVRNKVLEILSHVNKRVKHQHDIGLPLPDLWQLYMESNASSMVRNFCIMYVEMAVERARKEDKENIAPNFLANISKLPLQHQDILLRVITKVIGECHSAKISDEVAAKYRSSGDLPDHKIFLEFCLHTVLYQPTSQSGTCPAGLSVTQCDRVTGKRQLTSDYLRNVKLGILNIVQAMELPTELVYPLYVAASADCQESIVKRAEELQKKNASSVNLEDANLVSKLFVLFNGTAGTDQIPPELRVSPGNPSLRAKLMSIFCRSITAANSFPLTLQCIFGCIYGSNTTSRLKQLGMEFTVWVFKHGAMDQLRLMGPVILTGILKSLDGYSASESDVFARETKAFAFQAIGLLAKRMPQLFRDKVDVASRLFNALQSEAQFLRLTIQEATNSLAFAYKDAPKNVLNDLEALLLRSSQVEEGEVRFCAMRWATLLFDMQHCPSRFICMLGAADPKLDIREIALEGLFPDEDQRKAVSKSLNLKYPKLSDMLDYIIQQQPSVLDSASVGGSKLLFPSKSYVAMIKFLLRCFEADMKQDNLVEGAHFSAAVEKLCLLLEHAMAYEGSADLHAKASKALISVGSHVPQVIASRYVDKVAWMKQFLGHIDFDTRESISRLIGIASCSLPLHSLCDLISELIALIGTAPKLRFEMQHGVLCTLGYVTANCMSRTVSIPEALLQSTLKCLVDVVNSETATLASFAMQALGHVGLCIPLPLLLVDSSSAPILVILREKLSKLLAGDDVKAVQRIVISLGHLCVKELSSSHLNIALDLIFSLSQSKVEDILFAAGEALSFLWGGVPVTADMILKSNYTSLSMSSNFLMGDVSSTSSSCVDSEANEQGHSTVRDAITRKLFDDLLYSSRKQERCAGTVWLLSLTMYCGQHQAIQKLLPDIQEAFSHLLAEQNELTQELASQGLSVVYELGDASMKKSLVNALVGTLTGSGKRKRAVKLVEDSEVFQEGTIGESPSGGKLSTYKELCNLANEMGQPDMIYKFMDLANYQASLNSKRGAAFGFSKIAKHAGDALQPHLHALVPRLLRYQYDPDKNVQDAMTHIWRSLITDSKKTIDEHYDLIIDDLLTQSGSRLWRSREASCLALSDVIQGRKFDQVEKHLKRIWTTAFRAMDDIKESVRNSGDRLCRAITNLTLRLCDVSLTQVSEATKAMEIVLPLLLSDGIMSKVESIRKASIGVVTKLTKGAGIALRPHLPELVCCMLESLSSLEDQGLNYVELHAANVGIQTEKLENLRISIAKGSPMWETLDRCIDVIDFQSLELLVPRVAQLVRIGVGLNTRVGVANFISLLAQKVGVNIKPFTAMLLRLLFQAVKEERSATSKRAFANACATVLKYATPSQAQKLIEDTAALHLGDKNEQIACAVLLKCYFSSAADVLGGYNDVIVPVIFISRFEDEKSVSNLYEEMWEENMSSERVTLQLYLGEIVELISGGIMSSSWSSKRKAAQAISKLCDTLGEVVSSQHHVLLSSLLKEIPGRLWEGKDAVLSALSALCMSCHKAISAADPNAPDAILSLILSACAKKTKKHREAAFSCLEQVLKAFNNPDFFNKAFPQLFDMCSLQINTGTDQINLSSDLTGGDEKEDFSSAHDKIVNCVTACIHIARTTDIIQQQKNLIDFFLISLSPNFSWPVKVSVFSSIKELCSKLNTEVGSQDTSQYACIIAFAHELFCKTSVKVLEIIQTVKIAQVHIAASECLLEMVNLLKATGQLPGGEVAFSREFVQVYDVEKNEHAKSLLKRCIDILENLEKEHTVSS